In Solanum lycopersicum chromosome 3, SLM_r2.1, the genomic stretch tccagaaaGAAGATATCATACCCACAGATATTCCAAGACAGAAAAGAAGCACACGATGAGATGATCCTGATTCAAGAGAAACATAAAAGGGTGGGATTATAGGAGATGTTAGTATTTCtttccaaaaagaaaagaaacttaGAAGTTAGTAAACAAGTAGTATTCACTCATTGTGCCATTAGCAGGAATGCCATGGACAGTAGAGAGTTTGTAAAGTCTTAGTATCTCAAGTAGAAgttcaaaagaaagaaacagACATGACACTAAGGTAAAAAATgtacaaattatttttgttcCATCAACTGTTGCAGGTAAAGGGATGAATCAGTCATGAGTTCCATTATGTGAGAGTTTAGTTAACTATCACTTGCACAGGTTTGCACTAGAATAATATCCTGATGGAACTATCTGGAGCTACATCCCCTACAGTTTTTGAACACTTCCTAGAATGCTCCTATTCCAGTGTTCAATATATTGGAATATAATACGTAtctatttcattaaattttaccAAGGAAAGCATGACAAAATCAGACTCCAAACAGAAAAAAGTACCTTGCAAACTGCTTTTTCTCTCATTGTTCATTCCAATGGAATCACTAAATCTGCTGGACTGATCCTTCACCTTGCCTTTCCTGAGGAGCTCCATGGATCCAACACTAGGTAGTTGAGGGACTCCCGATACAGTATTCATTTGTGAAAAATTATCCTGCTGCTTTTGATGTCCAGCACTTCTTGGGGCATTAATAGAATTAGAACTAGCCCTGCTTATAATTTTGCTCCCGTCAGTAACTACAAAAGGCCTCGCAGTTGGAGTCCATGGTGAAGAGTTTGAACTGAAAATATGGTCTTCAACATCACCATGTTCCTTGTATAATTGAGCCATGAGACAACTTTCAAGAGAATTCAGAGGCTTTATAAGATGCCCAATTTTTCGTCTACTCCGAAGGTTGCTCTTTTTCCTTGAAGTACCATAAGAAAATGTCAATTCAGCAGTAGATGGGGGGAGTGATGACTCATATCCCAGTTCATTGATGTTACCACATATGCTTCCACCCTGATCTCCTTGAAGTTCTTTACCACACGGCAGCCCAGAGTTCAAATGGAAATCATCAGAATCACACAACATCCCTAATCTTTCATCAGCCAAACTGCTGGAGCAAGCCACTTCTGGATCATGGAAAGCCAATCTTTCTGCAGCACACTCATCTAGTTTCTTTCTCGGTGTCTCCACAGGAGAGGAACAATTCTTATCCGAGACTTGATGCATACGCGTTAATGAATCATTTCGTACAAAACTAGGACTACCAGGAGATGATTCTAACAAATCATGCCGGCTTCTTAAGAGGTTCTTCCAATGCTGGGCTACATAACCAGCACCAGCAGCTGCAGCCACAACCCAAATATCCATGTTCACTGCAATCCTCACAGCAGCTATACTAACCTAGCTCTACAGCCGGAATCTACCTGTTAGAATCATCTTCGGCAAAGGCAAAAACTACTCCAATGCTAAGACAAGATAAGTGCCAGAGAAATCACAATGAACAGGAAGTTAACACTAAACCTCTGTGCTTTGATTCAAAAGGGTGTGAAGAAAAGCTAGGATTGCCTCAATTTCTCCAAgtgaaacaaagaaaaacttatctaGGTTCtgtagaaaggaaaaaaagttcTGTTCTTGAGGAGCTATAGCCAAGAACCCTAATGCAAATGGGAAAGAAAAAGCGAAAAATCACCAAATGAGGAAAGATTACTCTTTAATCAAACAATCAATATCCAAAACTATTCAATTTTTCTGAAGAGCGGCAATATCCAGAAAGACCAAATACGACTTGTCAAACCTGTAAACTTTACGAACAATCACAAGCCATATTCAATAACCACGAGCAACAACCTCAATCCCTGAAAAAACATACGCAAAAACACCCTTTCTGCAGCGCACGACGCATCAATAAAAAAGAATCAATTTTtcccaattaaaaaaaaaaaagcaaaagaatCTAAAGACAACCCATTTCAAAGACGCATGTGAAGTCCAAACCCCACCAATAAAAAACTAACCAATTTCACCAGAAAACTTCACCGAACTCAGCCACCACTATAAAGTAAGGGACTGTaatcttgaaaaatgatttGGGGGTGTTGAAGATAAAGAAAAAAGCTCACTCTTTTTCAGAGGTTGGTGAGAAAAGGGTCACACAAGATTAGAGCAGGCATGTGCTGGGGCATTTGTTGGAGATTTGGGTCCTCCTCTCATTTTGCCCCATTATCTACACACAAAGGCGCAGGTTTTTACAGTAAAGAAAATTTTCCAATTGgacaaaaaatatgttatttttttttagttattataaCAAAAGTCTCTTGttttttccttcaaaacatAAGGAAAGTggtcttttatttttatagccAAATGGAGATGGATGATAATTAATTGGAAGATTATGTAATTAATTGGAAGATTACTTTTATCAAATTTACTAGGATGTAAAATATAATACAACTTTGGTTCACCTACCATACCATTGTGATTTATCCGCGATACATTCTCAattacaataaattataatgCCCTTAAAAATATAACAGTAGATAGCTTGGAAAAATGACTTCGACtcaagttttgagttttatgtatttttcaacCAATGTCAATATTTGAAAACAAAACTTGTTCAACTATTTGAAGATGAAATAATGTAAATGTAATGTCACATTCTTGTAATTGTCAATCCAAAAGACCAGGTCTGTCCGTCtctattttcatttaatatcctatttttaaactatttaaagtTCAACAGTATAACataggaatatatatatatatatataactaaaagGTCATGAGAACCATGTGATTTTGGAATACTTTTATATCATGTGTATTTCAAAATATCCAACGGctaactttttattaatttgtgtatattataatagttatttgatctatttattttattttgggggGTTTGTTGAGGGGTGAGGGTGGAGTTGAGATGTCAACTTAGTTGGAACCATGGTCTTTATTTAGATTTgtcataaattaaataaattcgattttaatatgaatatcaaataGCTACTGAAAATTTTGTAAAGTACTTAAACCTTTAAAAGAACATGATTCACATGGAGCACTAGTGGTTATCATGAGAAACTGACTGTCTtagaagggaaaaaaaataatgagagtAACAGGTAAAACCCACAGCCACTACTGAATTTAATGATTTGgtatttgtatttgaatttttaGAGAGAGATATATTATTTACAAGGGATTGAAGCTATATTAGCAATATTAATAGACAGTTCTAAAAATATCACAATAAAATCACTTTTAAAAGGTAGTTGCATATTTGCAACCtggacaaaataataataacgtaCTACTTATAACACGTTATATTACATtgacaatttttaaaaactctTACCATTAACCTATACGACTTAAATGCTCACGTTATTTTCTATTTACTTACCAAACACTcagaaaaatatatagaaaataacatGTAAAACGTGTTCTCCTTTCCTACCAAGAGACActcaaagaattaaaaaaaaaaagggccTATAAAGGTGAAGTTAAAGACATGTTGTCACGTAGTGGGGATGTAGCTAGTAACTAGGCATTCCTCTCATGGGTTGTAAAGAACCTAGCAAGACAAAAGGGACCATTACCATTCACTTCTTTTTGCTAATTGACAAAGAGTTAGTAGAGATAATTCCATCTTGCATCAAAAATGTTTCCAAAACTTATTGTTCCATTGATACAAGAAACAAATAAGAATTGACAACATGATTATTTTGACAGATAAAAATATCAAGGGTTATGTTCACCCCTCTTAATTGAGTTTGACACTAGCTTTCAAGAAATATCTTGGTTGCTTTTTCCTGTACTAAGAGATCATTGGTATACAGCTGATATTTTAAACAGATCACCAAGACTAAGCCTAAGTAACTAACAAATTACAGTACTATTTAGACTTGAATAGACTATAAAGAAAGCAGTTTCTTAGCCGGCTATAAGCATCTAACAAAGTAAACAATCTTTAAAGGTACTAACAAGAGGAGTTTGGCTGCTCCTGTACCGAATTATCACATAAGTTACAAGCATATCACAATTCCAAGTCCCGGTTAGTTCTTTGAGAATCTTCAaattatttctataaaaaaaaaacacaatgaaATGATCGGGGCATTCTAGGAGGGTTAAGAGGGTATGGAGAGGAAAAGGGGGTCCAAATTACCATCCATGTTGTGCTTGTTCATGAATAGGGCTATGAAAGCCAAAAACACACATTCGCCTACAGTAACATTACAATGAAGGCAACATTAACAATGAAACACTTCTGTGACAATTGTGTAGCAGAAAAGATAATATAACATAGTTATCTGCAGCAGATAAAATGTAATAATCTCTAGATCCTTATCAAAGATTTTGCAACAATAGATTGTAGCATGGTTTCTCGTAAAAAATAATGGCAAGAGCTCATCATCACTGCTGTTGAGCTGAAAAGAAAACCTAAACTAAACTGATGCACTTGTATTTCAGCAGTAACTGAGCATTAATATTCTTCTAATATTTGCAAAATTTTGAACAATGGAATACAAAAATATTGCCCATGATAAATTCCAAGGCAGCATTCGAGATGAGAAATCTAGGGTACAGACTCCATCCATATTGGATGAGTAAAACCAACTTAAGCATCTTTCAGGAGATAACAATCACCTAAATGCATTTCCATTCTGAAGAAATAAGGTACCTTTGCAAGTGTACCAATATAAGCTACACATGGTTGAAAAATGTTCCATAGCCAATTTTTTAGGCTGATAGAACCAGATTAGATTTAGAAACACTATCAACGTCCATACAGTGGACCAGAATATCTCACATAGGGAAGAAACTTGACGGAAGGGCCTACATTTCAACTTACAAGCCaaaaaacatgaatataaagGCAAAGagcttttcaagaaaatattcttGAACAAGTTACGGCCATTCAAGCCCGGTACAACAAAGAACGAAAGAGAACAGCTCAAATGGCATTTCTGACGATTTTGCAACAGAGAAACAAATTTTTTTCCCAGAAATAAAGTTAACCTGGTAATTATTCATAATCAAAACTGATAATTGGTCACCACAAGGTGCTAAGAAAACCTACACATCATTTATTGTCTCCGTCAAATAAAAGCAGAGTAGCATGTCCAATTAACCCTCCAGTGCTGATGCTCCTGATATGATCTCAATCAACTCTGTGGTGATAGATGCTTGACGGGTTCTGGTTCAcagaaaaattagaagaagactGGTTAAATGACAGACAACAAAGAGCTGATCAACTATCAATAATATAAGTTATCCTCATAATTAAACAATCATCTGAGGTAAACAAAGTATGCATCTATGAGAGCTTGGCAGTGCAAATGTGTGTGATAGGGACAGGGTGAAAAGTAAGACCTGTTGTAAGTAAGAGTGAGACGATCAAGCATGTCACCAGCATTTCTGCTGGAACTATCCATGGCAGACATTCTTGCTCCTTGCTCACTAGTAGCGTTCTCTAGAACTGCATTGTACATCATCTGGAAAAGACAGATTGCCATTTACCCAATTTTAGAACATCATATTCATCACCTTGAAAGAAATCATTTTATTAGCAGTCAATATAATTATCTGAAGACTGATTTCATTCTCCCACTACCAAATCAGTACTTAGAAGTCTGAAGATCAAACAACAAGCTTATTAGAGGATTCTAACACTAAGAAGGCGAAACTTACGCATGAGAATTGAAATTCAGTTAGGTTCTGAAGAACTTCACCCTTTGTCTCAGCACCTTCAATTTCATATAAATCCAAATCTCCAAGCTTTCCACCAGATTCAGCTTCCCTCTCCACAACCTACATTAAACCACAAAGGACTTGTTCCAAGAAACAGACACTCACAATAGAAAGAAACATAGTGAACAACAAGATCTTTCAGTTTAGGCACCTCAGGAGATAGTACAGTGGACACTGTTGGCAAAAATGAGACAACTGACTGGAATTTATTATACACAATCCTCAGTGCATCAAATTCAACATTCTTCAAGATGTCATCTGCCATCACAGAAACCTACAAGAGGAATGGCATAAATCAGTAGAAGGAAAAGgttatagaaatcaatataaataGTTGTTGCTATATTTTTTCAGTGCACAAGTATTGCAGCCACTATAAGATTTTCAATTAATACACAGAAATTTAAAGTTGCAACAATGCAATCAAACTGTTTGCTTTTTGCACatgtttttttgaagaaaaggcAAGTTTGTTTTTACAAGAGTAAAGCTAACAAAAATGTAAATCTGCCAAAGTTGACATTCtggaaacaaaaataaagaagagtaAGACAGCTTTCCAATATCTACTATTTCTGTAACAAAATgcaatacataaattatatcaCAGATTCATGAACAgatctaacaaaaaaaatgtgagCCTATACTACATGGACTCAGCTAATGATCTGGTTAAGTTAAGGTGTGTGCAAGTATCCTAAAAAAAGGTGGTGTGCAAGTATCCTAAAAAAAGGCGGTGTGCAAGTATCCGATACAGGTACATGCAATGTTTGTGTGTAAGCTCCGATAAATGTACATCAAGTCTCTTGCTAATTTGCCTGTATTTTCAATATCATGCACAAAGTACCATCACCCATTTCACACCAGCGACAAGGCTACGCTAAGGCAACAAAAAAATCCATGTACCAGAGAGTGAGCCTACAGCAGCATCAACTTCAGCAAATAGCTggcaacaattaaaaaaaatagtgggTGTGCTTCAAACAAAGTAGTAAGAAAGAAGATTTAAGGCATCATAACCTGTGTGTAGTTAAGAGGATTTTTCTGCAACTCAGTCATGACCAGCTCAATGTCCTTTTTCGAATCTCGCACCAGCTGAGCCTTTGCCTTTTCCCCCAAGACAACATACTTATTTTCCTTATCAGGACCTAGCAATTACAAATAAAGCAATAATGAACTAATTCCTCAAGAATAGATATACTTAAGATTAAACAATCTAGCATTATACCAGAATTCAACTTATGCATAGCCCTGCTTATCTTGACAGATGTAGAATTGATTCCACCACAAAGACCTTTGTCTGCGGAAATGGTAACAATAACATTCTTCTTGACATCAATACCTGAAGCAAACATTACAGATGTTACCAGCCATATATTGAAATCTAATTGACTGCTTAATGTTGACTGCATCAAATTACAAACTCCGGAGCAACTAAAGATATCTCACAAAGTCTCATCAACGACACACATTTCCACAAGATAATTATTCAGTTGTTGCATCAAATACATAGAACATTGACATTGGACTGAAAATCAAGAGGCAGAGAGAGGCAAACaatttcattttatcattttcccACATTTATCAAGTATGTCAACTCAAAATATTCTGGGAATAGCATTCTCATAATATGATCCATCCCTATCCTTCCACCATTTCTCTCACAACTGATTCAAGAATTTGGTTAGATCCAAACAATCTAATCATGAACTTACTAGGAGTGTCACCAAGAAGGGCAGTAAATGGCTGCCATAGGCCGCGTGAATTTT encodes the following:
- the LOC101260525 gene encoding ATP synthase subunit gamma, mitochondrial — translated: MAMAALRREGRRFATPLISPNPATVFRSSIIPSEEPVLSGVRCISTQVVRNRMKSVKNIQKITKAMKMVAASKLRAIQTRAENSRGLWQPFTALLGDTPSIDVKKNVIVTISADKGLCGGINSTSVKISRAMHKLNSGPDKENKYVVLGEKAKAQLVRDSKKDIELVMTELQKNPLNYTQVSVMADDILKNVEFDALRIVYNKFQSVVSFLPTVSTVLSPEVVEREAESGGKLGDLDLYEIEGAETKGEVLQNLTEFQFSCMMYNAVLENATSEQGARMSAMDSSSRNAGDMLDRLTLTYNRTRQASITTELIEIISGASALEG